Part of the Bradyrhizobium sp. AZCC 1721 genome, CATGGACGGGAATCAGTATCTGCGGGCGCACCCATGAGATCATGTCGCGCAGCTCGTCGCGGCGCGGATGGCCGGAGACATGGACGAGATCGTTGCGGTCGGTGATGACTTCGATGCCCTGAACTATCAGCCCGTTGATGATGGAGCCGACCGCCTTCTCGTTGCCGGGAATAGTGCGCGAGGAAAAGATCACGCTGTCGCCCTTGTTCAGCGTCACCTGCGGGTGGTCGTTGTTGGCGATGCGGGCCAGCGCGGCGCGCGGCTCGCCCTGGCTGCCGGTGCAGAGCGCCAGCACCTTGTCCGGCGGGAAATGGCCGTAATAGTCGGCGCCGCGAAAATTCTGCACGCCATCGAGATAGCCGGTCTCGCGGGCGACCTGCACCACGCGCTCCATGGCGCGGCCGACCACGACCACCTCGCGGTCGGCGGCCTTGGCGGCGTCGGCCACCGCCTTCACCCGCGCGACGTTGGACGCAAAGGTGGTGACGGCGACCCGGCCCTTGGCCGCGCCGACCAGCTTCTTGATGGTGGCGGCGACCTCGGTTTCCGAGGGCGAGCGCCCGTCTCGCACCGCATTGGTGGAATCGCCGACCAGCGCCAGCACGCCCTCATCGCCAAGCTCGCGCAGGCGGCGTTCGTCGGTCGGCAGACCGATGATCGGGGTCGGATCGATCTTCCAGTCGCCGGTGTGGAGGACGGTGCCGACGGAAGTGTGGATTGCCAGCGCGTGCGATTCCGGAATCGAATGCGCGACCGGAATGAACTCAACGGTGAACGGCCCGATCTCGACGCGACCGCCCGACGGCACCACCGTCACCGGGATTTTCGGCGGGTTGCGCTCGGCGGCGCATTTGGCCTCGAACAGCGCAGCGCTGAACTTGGTCGCATAGACCTTGCATTGCAACTTCGGCCAGAGGTCTATAATGGCGCCGAAATGATCCTCATGGGCGTGCGTCAGCACCAGGCCCATCAGGTTGTTGCGCTCTTTCTCCAGGAAGCGGATATCGGGCATGATCAAGTCGATGCCCGGCAGATGCTCCTCGTCGCCGAAGGAGACGCCGAGATCGACCGCGAGCCAGGACCGCTGGTGGCGGTTGCCGAGCCCGTAGATCGACAGGTTCATGCCGATCTCGCCGACACCGCCAAGCGGCGCAAAGGTCAGTTCATCCGGCCGCGCCATCAGGCAGCTCCCACCGACGCCGCTGCGCCGAAATAGACTTCGCCAGCCGTGATGGCCGTGCGCTTACCCTCGGCGTTGCGAACGATCAGGCAGCCGCTCTCGTCGATGGTGTCGAACGTGCCTTCGACGGTCGCGGCTCCCGTGTTGATCGCGACCCGCTCGCCGAGACCGAAGGCACGCTCCAGCCAGGCTTTCCGAATGTCGGTAAAGCCGCGACCGTTGTCCCAGATGCCGCGGAATTCAACCCAGGCGTCCGACAGCGCCGTGAAAAGCTCCTCCGCGCCGACATGAACGCCGAGCGCGGCGAGCGAGGTCGCCGGCGTCGGCGTGCCTTCGGGCGCGGCAATGACGTTGGTGCCGATGCCGACCACCACGGCGAGACGGTTGCCCGCCACGGCTTCGGCCTCCAGCAGGATGCCGGCGAGCTTCTGCCGCTCCGCCAGCACGTCGTTCGGCCATTTCAAGGCGAACTTCAGGGGATCCGCGCCGGCCCGGCGCATATTGGCTTCGATGCTGAGTTTCTGCAGCGCGCGTTCCAGCGACAGCCCGGCGGCAAAGCCCAGCGTCGCCGCCACCGCCGGCGACACATCCATGACTTCCAGAATGCTGCTGGCGAGGTTGCCGCGCGGTGCGCTCCAGGCGCGCTGCCGGCGGCCGCGCCCCGCGGTCTGCTCCGTTGTCACGAACCACATCGGCCCAACTTCGCCGCTGCGGGCGCGCGCCATGGCTTCGGCGTTGGTCGAACCGATCTGGTCGAAAGCGGCGAGACGGTAGCCCGCCGATATAGCTTTGGGACCGAGCGAGAAAGTCATTTCCAGTTTCTGCGCATGACCTTCTCCGAAATCCGGGACCCGCCTTCTGGGATCATGCACGCTAGAACAGCGACTTCGCCGCCGCCGTGGCTACGCTGACCAGCGGCCCCGGATAGACGAAGAAGAAGATGTTGAAGATACCGGCAACCGCCAGCACCGTGCGCAATTCGATGCGCATCGGCTCGACCTCGCCGGCCGGCTCGTCGAAATACATCAGCTTGATGATGGTGAGATAGTAGAACGCGCCCACCACGCTGGTCAGCACGCCGATGACGGCGAGCGTGAACAGGCCCGCCTTGATCGCGGCCACGAACACGTACCATTTGGCGAAGAAGCCCGCGAGCGGCGGAATGCCGGCCAGCGAGAACAGCAGCATCGCAAAGAAGAACGCCAGCATCGGATTGGTGCGCGACAGCCCTGCGAAATCGCTGATCTGCTCGACCGCCTGCCCGTTGCGCTTCATGGTCAGGATGACGGCGAAGGAGCCGAGCGTCATCGCGACGTAGATTGCGATGTAGACCAGCACGCCCTGCGCGCCCTCCACGGTGCCGGACGCAAGCCCGACCAGCGCAAACCCCATATGACCAATCGACGAATAGGCCATCAGGCGCTTGATGTTCCTCTGCCCGATCGCGGCGAACGAGCCCAGCGCCATCGAGGCAATCGCGACGAACACGAGGATCTGCTGCCATTGCGGCACGATGCCCGGGAAGGCGGTCAGCGTCACGCGGGTGAACACCGCAAGCGCTGCGACCTTCGGCGCCGAAGCAAAGAACGCCGTGACCGGCGTCGGCGCCCCCTCATAGACGTCAGGCGTCCACATATGGAACGGCACCGCGGATACCTTGAAGCAGAGCCCGGCCAGCAGGAACACGAGGCCGAACACGATGCCGACGCTGCCGGTCTTCACCGCCGCCGCGATGCCCGCAAAATCGACCGTGCCGGTGAAACCGTAGATCAGCGAAGCGCCGTAGAGCAGCATGCCCGAGGACAGCGCGCCGAGCACGAAATACTTCAGCCCGGCCTCGGTGGACTTGGCGTTATCGCGGTTGCTTGCCGCGACCACGTAGAGCGCGAGCGACATCAGCTCGAGCCCGAGATAGAGCATGATCAGATCGGCGGCCGAGATCAGCACCATCATGCCGAGCGTGGAGAGCAGCACCAGGATCGAATATTCGAAAATGCGCCGCGACGGATCGGACAGAAATTCCGTCGACAGGATCAGCGTCACCGCCGAGCCGATGATCGCAAGGATCTTCAGGAAGCGGGCAAAGTCGTCGACGACGAAGCTGCCGCCGAAGGTCGTGAGCTTGCCGGCCGGCAGCATCAGCTCCAGCGCGCCGGTGACGACGAGCAGCACGACCGCGAGGCTGGTGACGATTTTCGTGGTCCCCTCGCTGCGGTACGCGCCGAGCATCAACAGCGCCATGGCGCCGACGGCGAGCACCAGCTCCGGCAATACCGGCAGCAACTGATAACCTGCACTCGAAAAGCTCATGACGTTCTTATCCTTGGCGCGTCTTCTTCATGCGAACCGGCTTCCACTTCGCCTGAAAACGCTACGTTATTGCGCGACCAGCGCGGCTGCCTTCACGGCAGTCACGGCGGCGTTGTAGTTGTTGACGAGTTGCTGGACCGAGGCCGCCGACATGTCGAGCACCGGCTTCGGATAGACACCGAACAGGATGGTCAGCGCCACCAGCGGGAACAGCGTCAGGCTTTCGCGGGGCGTCAGGTCCTTGATGCTGGCGAGCGACGGCTTGGTCAGCGCGCCGAACACGACCTTGCGATAGAGCCACAGCGCATAGCCCGCCGACAGGATGACGCCGAGGGTGGCAAAGGTTGCGGTCGGGATCGAGACCTTAAAGGTGCCGAGCAGCGTCATGAACTCGCCGACGAAGCCGCTCGTGCCGGGCAGTCCGACATTGGCCATGGTGAACACCATGAACACCAGTGCGTAGAGCGGCATCCGGTTGACGAGGCCTCCATAGGCCACGATCTCGCGGGTATGCATGCGGTCGTAGACGATGCCGACGCACAGGAACAGCGCGCCGGAGACGATGCCGTGCGACACCATCTGGAACACGCCGCCGGCGACGCCTTGCGTGGTCGCGGCGAAGATGCCCATGGTGACGAAGCCCATATGGGCCACCGACGAATAGGCGATCAGCTTCTTGATGTCTTCCTGCATCAACGCCACCAGCGAGGTGTAGACGATGGCGATCACCGACAGCGAGAAGATCAGCGGCGCAAAATCATGCGACGCCAGGGGGAACATCGGCAGCGAGAAGCGCAGGAAGCCGTAGCCGCCCATCTTCAACAGGATCGCGGCCAGGATCACCGAGCCTGCCGTCGGCGCCTCGACGTGCGCGTCGGGCAACCAGGTGTGCACCGGCCACATCGGCATCTTCACCGCAAACGAGGCAAAGAATGCCAGCCACGCCCAGGTCTGCAAGCTGCGCGGCACGGCGGTTTGCATCAGGGTCGGGATGTCGGTGGTGCCGGCATTCCAGTACAGCGCCATGATCGCGAGCAGCATCAGGACCGAGCCGAGCAGCGTGTAGAGGAAGAACTTGAACGACGCGTAGACCCGGCGCGGACCGCCCCAGACGCCGATGATCAGGAACATCGGGATCAGGCCGCCTTCGAAGAACAGATAGAACAGCACGAGGTCGAGCGCCGAAAAGGTGCCGACCATCAGCGTTTCCAGGAACAGGAACGCCATCATGTATTCGCGCACGCGATTGGTGACGGATTTCCAGCTCGCGATGATGCAGAGCGGCATCAGCGCCGTGGTCAGAATCACGAACGGCAGCGAGATGCCATCGACCCCCATGTGATAGCTAATGCCGCTGGCGAGCCAGTTCGCTTTTTCGACGAACTGGAAGTCCGCACTTGCGGCATCGAAGCGCCAGACCAGAATCAGCGACACCGCGAAGGTGACCAGCGTGGTCCACAGCGCGATCCAGCGCGCGTTGCGCCGCGCGGCTTCGTCGTCGCCACGGCTGAGATAGACTACCAGCGCGCCGAGCACCGGCAGGAAGGTGACGACGGAAAGAATCGGCCAGGTTGTCATTACTGGCCTCCCAAGCCGAACATGAACCAGGTGATCAGCCCCGCGACACCGATCAGCATCGCAAAAGCATAGTGATAGAGGTAGCCGGTCTGGATCTTCACCACATTGCGGGTGACGTCGAGCACGCGCGCCGAGACACCATCCGGGCCGAAGCCGTCGATGACGAAACCGTCGCCCTTCTTCCACAGGAAGCGGCCGAGCCGCTTCGCCGGGCGAACGAAGATGATTTCATAGAGCTCGTCGAAGTACCATTTGTTGAGCAGGAAGTGGTAGAGCATCTGGTGCTGACCGGCGAGTTCGACCGGCAGATACGGCCGCCGGATGTAGAACAGCCACGACACCAGGAAGCCCAGCACCATCATCACCGTCGGCAGGAAGGCGATGACCGGCGAAATGTGGTGCATCTCGTCGATGATGTGCGGGTGCATCTTGAGCGAATCGCGGAAGAACTCTTCCACGCCGTGGCCCGCAAACACTTCCTTGAACGGGAAGCCGGCCAGGATCGATCCGGCGGCGAGAAGGCCGATCGGGACCAGCATCCACAGCGGCGACTCGTGGGCGGCCTCGTAATGCTGCTGGTCGTGCGGCTCGCCGTGGAACGTCTTGAAGATCAGCCGCCACGAATAGAACGAGGTCAGGCCGGCCGCGACCACCGTCATCGCAAAGCCGTAGAACGCGAACGGATTATGCGCGACGTAGGCCGACTCGATGATCGCGTCCTTCGAGAAATAACCGGCGGTGAGCGGGAAGCCGGTCAGCGCCAGCGTGCCGATCACCATCACGCTGTAGGTGTAGGGGATCTTGTCCTTCAGCCCGCCCATGTTGCGGATGTCCTGCTCGTGATGCATCGCGTAGATCACCGAGCCTGACCCCAGGAACAGCAGCGCCTTGAAGAAGGCGTGCGTGAACAGATGGAACATGCCGACCGAATAGGCCCCCGCCCCCATCGCCACGAACATGTAGCCAAGCTGCGAGCAGGTCGAATAGGCGACGATGCGCTTGATGTCGTTCTGGACGAGGCCGACGGTTGCAGCGAAGAACGCGGTGGTGGCGCCGAAGAACATCACCACGGCCTGCGCGTTGGGCGCGAGTTCGAACAGCGGCGACAGCCGCGCCACCATGAACACGCCCGCCGTCACCATGGTCGCGGCGTGGATCAGCGCCGAGACCGGGGTCGGGCCTTCCATCGCGTCCGGCAGCCAGGTGTGCAGCAGGAACTGGGCTGACTTGCCCATCGCGCCCATGAACAGCAACAGGCAGATCAACGTCAGCGCATCGGCATGCCAGCCGAAGAAGTCGATGGTCTTGCCCGAGAGTCCCTGCGCGCCGGCAAAGATGGTCTCGAAATCGGTGGTATTGAGCAGCATGAAGACGGCGAAGATGCCGAGCGCAAAGCCGAAGTCGCCGACACGGTTGACCACGAAGGCCTTGATCGCCGCCGCATTCGCCGACGGTTTTTGGTACCAGAAGCCGATCAGGAGGTAGCTCGCCAGACCGACGCCCTCCCAGCCGAAGAAAAGCTGGACCAGGTTGTCCGCGGTCACCAGCATCAGCATCGCGAAGGTGAACAGCGAGAGATAGGCGAAGAAGCGCGGCCGGTGCGGATCCTCGTCCATGTAGCCGATGGAATAGAGGTGCACGAGCGAGGAGACGGTGTTGACCACCACCAGCATCACGGCGGTCAGCGTGTCGACGCGCAGCGCCCACGACACCTGCAGATCGCCGGAATTAATCCAGGGAAACAGCGCGATCCGGGCGTCATGGTGCATGAAGCCGACATCGACCAGCGTCACCCAGGAGAGCGCGGCGGACACGAACAGAAGTCCCGTCGTGATCAGTTCGGCCGCGCGCGAGCCCTGAGCTGGCGGCTCGGCGACGTGATGATCGCCGTGACCATGATCGTCATGGGCCTCCGCGGCGTGCGCGTGATCGCCAAGGCCTTGATCGCCATGGCCGTGGTCGTGATGCTTGACCTCATCGCCGCTCGGGTTGCGTGCATGCGCCCCGAAGATCGCGATCAGGCCGGCCAGAATGGCGCCCAGCAGCGGCAGAAAGACGATTGCCTGAACCATAGCCGCGCCCTAGCCCTTCATCAGATTGACGTCTTCAACCGCAATGGAACCGCGGTTGCGGAAATAGACCACCAGCACCGCAAGACCGATCGCGGCTTCAGCGGCTGCAACCGTCAGCACCAGGAGCGCGAACACCTGGCCTACGATGTCGCCGAGGAAGGTCGAGAACGCCACCAGGTTGATGTTGACGGCGAGCAGGATCAGCTCGATCGACATCAGGATGACGATGATGTTCTTGCGGTTCAAGAAGATGCCAAGGATCCCGATCGTGAACAGGGTGGCGGCGACCGCGAGATAGTGGCCCAGACCGATCGTCATTTCACCCACTCCGCCGCGTCCGAATCCTGCAGCCCCTGCCCCGACGCCACCTTGCGCACGGCCATCGCGAGCTCCGGCGTCCGCGCGTTCTGCACGTTGATGTCCTGCCGCTTGACCTTCGCCTTGTGGCGCAGCGTCAGCACGATGGCGCCGATCATCGCGACCAGAAGCACCATGCCGGCGATCTGGAAGTAATGGATGTACTTCGTATAGAGCACCAGCCCGAGCGCCTCGGTGTTGCTGACATTGGCCGGAATCGCAGCCGTAATCGATTTCGTCGTGCCGGGACTCATGACCCAGCCGCCGGCAACCAAAAGCAATTCGGCGAGGAAGATGCCGCCGATCACCAGACCGATCGGCAGATATTCGATGAAGCCCTCACGCAGCTCGGTGAAATCGACGTCGAGCATCATGATCACGAACAGGAACAGCACCGCGACCGCGCCGACATAGACCACGATCAGCATCATGCCGAGGAATTCGGCGCCCATCAGCACGAACAGGCCGGACGCATTGACGAAGGCCAGGATCAGATACAGCACCGAGTGCACGGGATTGCGCGAGACAATCACCATCACAGCCGAGGCCACGCAGACGCCGGCGAAGAGGTAGAAGAACAGTGCGGGAAGGATCATATCCTCACCTCACCGGTACGGCGCGTCGAGTTCGATGGCTTTCGCAATCTCGCGCTCCCAGCGGTCGCCATTGGCGAGCAGTTTCGCCTTGTCATAGTAGAGTTCCTCGCGGGTCTCGGTCGCGAATTCGAAATTCGGTCCCTCGACGATGGCATCGACCGGGCAGGCTTCCTGGCACAGGCCGCAATAGATGCATTTCACCATGTCGATGTCGTAGCGCACGGTGCGCCGGGTGCCGTCGTTGCGGCGCGGGCCCGCCTCGATCGTGATCGCCTGCGCTGGGCAGATCGCCTCGCACAGCTTGCAGGCGATACAGCGCTCTTCGCCGTTCGGATAGCGGCGCAGCGCATGTTCGCCGCGGAAGCGCGGCGAGATCGGGTTCTTCTCGAACGGATAGTTGATCGTCGGCTTCGGCTTGAAGAAATAGCGCATGGCGAGAAAGAACGCCGATACGAATTCGCTCAAGAGAAGCGCGCGAGCTGTTGCGTTGACGTTGACACTCATGATGGCCTCACTTCGGCGCAATGCCGGCGAACTGCAGCACCGCGGCCACAATCACCACCATCGCCAGCGACAGCGGCAAAAACACCTTCCAGCCGAGCCGCATCAGTTGATCGTAGCGGTAGCGCGGCACGATCGCCTTCGCCATAGCGAACAGGAAGAACATGAAGAACAGTTTCAGCGCAAACCAGACTACACCCGGGATCCAGGTGAACGGCGGCAGCGCCACCGGCGGCAGCCAGCCGCCGAGGAACATGATCGTCGCCAGCGCGCACATCGTGGTGATCGCGACATATTCGCCGAGCATGAACAACAGATACGGCGTCGAGCCGTATTCGACCATGAAGCCGGCCACCAGTTCGGACTCCGCTTCCACCAGATCGAACGGCGGACGGTTGGTCTCGGCCAGCGCCGAGACGTAGAACACCACGAACATCGGGAACAGCGGCCACACGTACCAGTTCAGGATGGTGAGCTGCGGCAGCCCGATCAGGCTGGCGAAGCCACGGGCATTCTGCGCTTCCACCACCGCCGAAAGGTTGAGCGAGCCGGCGCACAACAAAACCGTGATGATGACGAAGCCGATCGAGACCTCGTAGGAGACCATCTGCGCCGCGGAGCGAAGCGCCGCCAGGAACGGGTATTTCGAGTTCGACGACCAGCCGGCCATGATGATGCCGTAGATCGACAGCGACGAGATCGCGAAGATGTAGAGAACGCCGACGTTGATATTGGCGATCACCCAGCCGGCATCCATCGGAATGACGGCCCAGGCGGCCAGCGCCAGCACGCAGGACACCAGCGGTGCCAGCAGAAACACACCCTTGTTGGAGCCGGACGGGATGATCGGCTCCTTCAGCACGAACTTCAAAAGGTCCGCGAAGGATTGCAGCAAGCCCCAGGGACCTACTACGTTGGGGCCGCGGCGGATTTGCACCGCCGCCCAGATCTTGCGGTCGGCGAGCAGGATGTAGGCGATCGCGATCAGCAGCACGACGAGCAGCAGCAGGCTCTGCGCGACCATGATGATCAGCGGCCAGAGGAAGCCGGTCCAGAACGAGCTTGCGAAGAATTCAGCCATCAGATCACGCTCACTCCGCTGCCGTCAGCATTTTCCCGGACGCCAGCCGGGAACATTCCGCCATCACCGCCGAGGCCCGCGCGATGGGGTTGGTCAGATAGAAATCCTCGACCGAACTCTTGAACGGGGTCTTGTCGACCTTGCCGCCCTTCTTGCCTGCGAGCGCCTTGACGTCACCTGCCTTGCCGGGCTCGTTCTGGTCGATCCGCATCAGATGCGGGAAGGCCTTGAACAGCGTCTGGCGCAGCGCCTGCAGCGAGTCATAGGGCAGCTTCTTGCCGAGCACGTCCGACAACGCGCGGACGATCGCCCAGTCCTCGCGCGCCTCTCCGGGCGGAAACGCCGCGCGGCTGGCGATCTGCGCCCTGCCCTCGGTGTTGACGTAGAGGCCGGACTTTTCGGTATAGGCTGCGCCCGGCAGGATGACGTCGGCGCGGTGCGCGCCGCGGTCGCCATGGGTGCCGATATAGACCACGAACGTGCCGTCCGGCACCTTAACCTCATCCGCTCCCAACAGAAAGAGCACGTCGAGCGTGCCGAACGTCGTCATCTGCGCCAGGTTGAGGCCACCTGCGCCTGCCGCAAAGCCGATATCGAGCGCGCCCGCGCGCGAGGCGGTATCCTGCAAAACGGCAAAGCCGTTCCAGCCGTCCTTGAGCGCGCCCGTGCCTGCCGCGACCTTGGCCGCCAGCGAAAGCACCGCCGCCCCGTCATGGCGCGCCAGCGAACCGGCGCCGACCAGCACGATCGGGTTCTTGGCGCCCTTCAGCACCTCGACGAAGGAATGCTTGCCGCTGGCGAGTTCACCAAGCGTACCCGTGCCCGCGCCGAGATAGTCGTAGTCGTAGGTCAGATCGGCCTTGGCGCCGACGAGAGCGACCTTGAGCTGACCCGTGCGCCAGCGCTTGCGGATCCGCGCGTTGAGGACGGCAGCTTCCTTGCGCGGATTGGAGCCGATGATCAGGAGCGCGTCGGCCTGCTCGATGCCCACAATGGTCGGATTGAAGATGTAGGTTGCCCGTCCCGCCTTGGGGTCGAAGGCGTCGCCGCCCTGCACCGCCAGATTGCTGGAGCCGTATCGGCCCAACAGATCCTTGAACGCGAACATCTCCTCGACCGCAGCGAGGTCACCGGCGATGGCTCCCATCCGCTTGCCGTCGCTCATCCTGACCTTGGCAGCGACCGCCGCGAAGGCCTCCTGCCACGACGCGGCGCGAAGCTTGCCGTTCTCGCGGACGTAGGGCCGGTCGAGCCGCTGCGTACGCAGGCCGTCGACGACGTGACGGGTCTTGTCGGAAATCCATTCCTCGTTCACCGCCTCGTTGATGCGCGGCAGGATCCGCATCACCTCGCGGCCACGGGTATCGACGCGGATCGCGGAACCTACGCCATCCATGACGTCCACCGACTGCGTCTTGCCGAGCTCCCACGGACGCGCGGCGAAAGCATACGGCTTCGAGGTCAGCGCGCCCACGGGACAGATATCGACGAGGTTGCCCTGCAGCTCGGAAGTCAGCGCCTGCTCCAGATAGGTCGTGATCTCCATGTCCTCGCCGCGCCCGGTGGCACCCATTTCCGGCGTGCCGCAGACTTCGGCGGAGAAGCGGACACAGCGCGTGCACTGGATGCAGCGGTTCATCGAGGTCTTGACCAGCGCGCCCAGATATTTGTCCTCGACCGCGCGCTTGTTCTCGGCAAAGCGCGAGGTGTCGACGCCATAGCCCATCGCCTGGTCCTGCAGATCGCACTCACCACCCTGGTCGCAGATCGGGCAATCCAGCGGGTGGTTGATCAGCAAGAATTCCATCACGCCTTCGCGTGCCTTCCTGACCATCGGCGAACGCGTGGAAATCTCCGGCGGCTCGCCCTTGGGGCCGGGCCGGCAATCGCGCACGCCCCAGGCGCAGCTTGCGACCGGCTTCGGGCCGCCCTTTATCTCGACGAGGCACATTCGGCAATTGCCGGCGATCGACAGCCGCTCGTGGTAGCAGAAGCGCGGGATTTCGGCGCCCGCGGCCTCGCACGCCTGCAACAGGGTGTACTCCGCAGGCACATCGATCTCTTTGCCGTCGATGATGAGTTTGGTCATTGCTGTCTCAAGTCTTTCCCAGCTTGCAGTCTGGCGGTGTAACGCTGGCGGTCTTCAGCGCCGTCTTGATCCATTTCTGGGTCTCGGCGCCATAGGTGGCGAGATAGGCCGGCTGCGCCGCATTCTTCTCGCACAGGAACGGCAGATGCGGCTTCAGGTCGTAATCGCAGGACGCCAGCCACTCGCGCTTTCCGGAGAACGCGCCGATCGCTTCCTCGCAGGCATAGAGGAAGTACGTGATGAAGCTTTCATACTGAACCTGCTCATCGCCGCCGGCGGCCTTGATCTTCTCGTAGTCCGGCTGCGCAAATTTCGGATTCTTGAACGCCAGATCGGTGTAGCCCCAGATATGCCTGCCGCGCACTCGCGGCGCGGTTGTTGGTGCGGATTTCGTTGATCTGGAACAGGATCGCAACAAAGCCGAGCAGCGCCACGGCCGCCTGCGCCATTTGCGCCAGCGTCCCGTATCTCTGCCACCAGAAGCTCGGTTGCGACATCGGCATCACTCCGCCGCGACCAGATTCTCGGGATCGCGCACGCCGGCATCGTCGATGTCGGCCTTATGCGAATACTGGTCGATGCGCGCCTCGATCTCGTGGCGGAAATGCGCGATCAGGCCCTGGATCGGCCAGGCGGCAGCGTCGCCGAGCGCGCAAATGGTATGGCCTTCGACCTGTTTTGTAACCTCCAGCAGCATGTCGATCTCGCGCTTATGGGCGCGGCCCTCGGCCATCCGCGTCAAGACGCGCCACATCCAGCCTGTGCCTTCGCGGCATGGCGTGCACTGGCCGCAGCTCTCGTGCTTGTAGAAATAGGAGATGCGCGCGATCGCCCGGATCAGGTCCGTCGACTTGTCCATCACGATCACGGCCGCGGTGCCGAGGCCGGAGCGCAGCTTGCTTAGGCTGTCAAAATCCATCGGCGTGTCGATGATCTGCTCGGCCGGCACCATGCGCACCGACGAGCCGCCGGGGATCACGGCTTTCAGATTGTCCCAGCCGCCGCGAATGCCGCCGCAATGGCGCTCGATCAGCTCACGGAACGGAATCCCCATCTCCTCTTCGACGTTGCAGGGCCGCTCGACATGACCGGAGACGCAGAACAGCTTTGTGCCGACATTGTTGGGCCGGCCGATGGCCGCGAACCACGCCGCGCCGCGCCTGAGGATGTCGGGCGCAACCGCGATGGACTCGACGTTGTTGACGGTGGTCGGGCAGCCATAGAGACCGACATTGGCCGGGAATGGCGGCTTCAGCCGCGGCTGGCCCTTCTTGCCCTCCAGGCTTTCCAGCAGCGCCGTCTCTTCGCCGCAGATATAGGCGCCGGCGCCATGCGCGACATAGACGTCGAACGGCCAGCCATTGATGTTGTCCTTGCCGACCAGTTTTGCGTCATAGGCCTGGTCGATCGCGGCCTGCAGGCGCTCCCGCTCGCGGATGAACTCGCCGCGCACATAGATGTAGCAGGCATGCGCGCCCATCGCGTAGCTCGCCAGCAGGCAGCCCTCGACCAGGAGATGCGGGTCGTGCCGCATGATCTCGCGGTCCTTGCAGGTGCCGGGCTCGGATTCGTCGGCGTTGACTACGAGATAGCTCGGCCGGCCGTCGGTCGATTCCTTCGGCATGAACGACCATTTCAGGCCGGTCGGAAAGCCCGCGCCGCCGCGCCCCCGCAGGCCGGAGGCCTTCATCTCGTTGATGATCCAGTCGCGGCCCTTGTCGACGATCGCCTTGGTGCCGTCCCACGCGCCGCGGCGGCGCGCACCCTCCAGCCCCCAATCGTGGAGGCCATAAAGGTTCTTGAAGATGCGATCCTTGTCGTCGAGCATGACTTGAAGCTTCCTCAGATCAGCGATTGGACTGCGCGCAGGC contains:
- a CDS encoding ribonuclease J, which produces MARPDELTFAPLGGVGEIGMNLSIYGLGNRHQRSWLAVDLGVSFGDEEHLPGIDLIMPDIRFLEKERNNLMGLVLTHAHEDHFGAIIDLWPKLQCKVYATKFSAALFEAKCAAERNPPKIPVTVVPSGGRVEIGPFTVEFIPVAHSIPESHALAIHTSVGTVLHTGDWKIDPTPIIGLPTDERRLRELGDEGVLALVGDSTNAVRDGRSPSETEVAATIKKLVGAAKGRVAVTTFASNVARVKAVADAAKAADREVVVVGRAMERVVQVARETGYLDGVQNFRGADYYGHFPPDKVLALCTGSQGEPRAALARIANNDHPQVTLNKGDSVIFSSRTIPGNEKAVGSIINGLIVQGIEVITDRNDLVHVSGHPRRDELRDMISWVRPQILIPVHGEALHLSEHAKLARAAGVPKVMTCRNGDLVKLGPGEPGIIDELPSGRLYKDGVILEDSKSRAVVERRRMGFAGCAFVAIAMTEQGELAEDPEVDLVGIPEKNTAGELIDEIVFDLVVSTVEGLPRARRRDADATAESVRRAVRAVIAENWGKKPICLVHVLTV
- a CDS encoding biotin--[acetyl-CoA-carboxylase] ligase, with the protein product MTFSLGPKAISAGYRLAAFDQIGSTNAEAMARARSGEVGPMWFVTTEQTAGRGRRQRAWSAPRGNLASSILEVMDVSPAVAATLGFAAGLSLERALQKLSIEANMRRAGADPLKFALKWPNDVLAERQKLAGILLEAEAVAGNRLAVVVGIGTNVIAAPEGTPTPATSLAALGVHVGAEELFTALSDAWVEFRGIWDNGRGFTDIRKAWLERAFGLGERVAINTGAATVEGTFDTIDESGCLIVRNAEGKRTAITAGEVYFGAAASVGAA
- the nuoN gene encoding NADH-quinone oxidoreductase subunit NuoN: MSFSSAGYQLLPVLPELVLAVGAMALLMLGAYRSEGTTKIVTSLAVVLLVVTGALELMLPAGKLTTFGGSFVVDDFARFLKILAIIGSAVTLILSTEFLSDPSRRIFEYSILVLLSTLGMMVLISAADLIMLYLGLELMSLALYVVAASNRDNAKSTEAGLKYFVLGALSSGMLLYGASLIYGFTGTVDFAGIAAAVKTGSVGIVFGLVFLLAGLCFKVSAVPFHMWTPDVYEGAPTPVTAFFASAPKVAALAVFTRVTLTAFPGIVPQWQQILVFVAIASMALGSFAAIGQRNIKRLMAYSSIGHMGFALVGLASGTVEGAQGVLVYIAIYVAMTLGSFAVILTMKRNGQAVEQISDFAGLSRTNPMLAFFFAMLLFSLAGIPPLAGFFAKWYVFVAAIKAGLFTLAVIGVLTSVVGAFYYLTIIKLMYFDEPAGEVEPMRIELRTVLAVAGIFNIFFFVYPGPLVSVATAAAKSLF
- a CDS encoding NADH-quinone oxidoreductase subunit M; amino-acid sequence: MTTWPILSVVTFLPVLGALVVYLSRGDDEAARRNARWIALWTTLVTFAVSLILVWRFDAASADFQFVEKANWLASGISYHMGVDGISLPFVILTTALMPLCIIASWKSVTNRVREYMMAFLFLETLMVGTFSALDLVLFYLFFEGGLIPMFLIIGVWGGPRRVYASFKFFLYTLLGSVLMLLAIMALYWNAGTTDIPTLMQTAVPRSLQTWAWLAFFASFAVKMPMWPVHTWLPDAHVEAPTAGSVILAAILLKMGGYGFLRFSLPMFPLASHDFAPLIFSLSVIAIVYTSLVALMQEDIKKLIAYSSVAHMGFVTMGIFAATTQGVAGGVFQMVSHGIVSGALFLCVGIVYDRMHTREIVAYGGLVNRMPLYALVFMVFTMANVGLPGTSGFVGEFMTLLGTFKVSIPTATFATLGVILSAGYALWLYRKVVFGALTKPSLASIKDLTPRESLTLFPLVALTILFGVYPKPVLDMSAASVQQLVNNYNAAVTAVKAAALVAQ